A genomic segment from Gossypium hirsutum isolate 1008001.06 chromosome D04, Gossypium_hirsutum_v2.1, whole genome shotgun sequence encodes:
- the LOC107899476 gene encoding S-adenosylmethionine synthase 3 isoform X1, which produces MDTFLFTSESVNEGHPDKICDQVSDAILDACLEQDPESKVACETCTKTNMVMVFGEITTKAKVDYEKIVRDTCRGIGFISADVGLDADNCKVLVNIEQQSPDIAQGVHGHLTKKPEEIGAGDQGHMFGYATDETPEFMPLTHVLATKLGARLTEVRKNKTCPWLRPDGKTQVTVEYLNEGGAMVPIRVHTILISTQHDETVTNEKIHADLKEHVIKPVIPAKYLDDKTIFHLNPSGRFVIGGPHGDAGLTGRKIIIDTYGGWGAHGGGAFSGKDPTKVDRSGAYIVRQAAKSVVASGLARRCIVQVSYAIGVPEPLSVFVDTYKTGKIPDKDILQLIKESFDFRPGMISINLDLKRGGKFRYQKTAAYGHFGRDDKDFTWEIVKPLKPKA; this is translated from the coding sequence ATGGACACCTTCCTATTCACTTCCGAATCTGTCAATGAAGGCCACCCCGACAAGATTTGCGACCAGGTTTCAGATGCTATTCTTGATGCATGCCTAGAACAAGACCCAGAAAGCAAAGTAGCTTGTGAAACTTGTACCAAGACAAACATGGTTATGGTCTTTGGCGAGATCACAACCAAGGCTAAAGTTGACTATGAGAAAATCGTTCGTGATACTTGCAGAGGTATAGGGTTCATATCAGCTGATGTTGGCCTTGATGCTGACAACTGCAAAGTTCTAGTTAACATTGAGCAACAGAGCCCTGATATTGCTCAAGGAGTTCATGGTCACCTCACCAAGAAGCCTGAGGAAATTGGGGCTGGTGACCAGGGTCACATGTTCGGTTATGCCACTGATGAAACCCCTGAGTTTATGCCTCTAACCCATGTGCTTGCAACCAAGCTCGGCGCCAGGCTCACTGAAGTGAGGAAGAACAAGACATGCCCATGGTTGAGGCCTGACGGTAAAACCCAAGTGACTGTTGAGTATCTTAATGAGGGTGGAGCCATGGTCCCCATTCGTGTTCACACAATTCTCATTTCAACCCAACATGATGAGACTGTCACCAATGAGAAGATCCATGCAGATTTGAAAGAACATGTTATTAAGCCTGTTATTCCTGCGAAGTATCTCGATGACAAAACCATTTTCCATCTCAACCCATCTGGTAGGTTTGTAATCGGTGGACCACATGGAGATGCAGGACTCACTGGCCGAAAGATAATTATTGATACCTATGGTGGGTGGGGTGCTCATGGTGGAGGTGCCTTCTCTGGAAAGGATCCTACAAAGGTGGACCGTAGTGGTGCATACATTGTTAGGCAAGCAGCAAAGAGTGTTGTGGCCTCAGGACTTGCACGCCGCTGTATCGTGCAAGTATCCTATGCAATCGGTGTGCCTGAACCATTGTCGGTATTCGTTGACACATACAAGACAGGCAAGATCCCAGACAAGGATATATTGCAATTGATTAAGGAGAGCTTTGACTTCAGGCCAGGGATGATCTCTATCAATCTTGATTTGAAGAGGGGAGgcaaatttaggtaccaaaagaCTGCTGCTTACGGTCATTTTGGACGTGATGACAAAGATTTCACTTGGGAGATTGTCAAGCCTCTTAAACCAAAGGCCTAG
- the LOC107899476 gene encoding S-adenosylmethionine synthase 4 isoform X2 → MVMVFGEITTKAKVDYEKIVRDTCRGIGFISADVGLDADNCKVLVNIEQQSPDIAQGVHGHLTKKPEEIGAGDQGHMFGYATDETPEFMPLTHVLATKLGARLTEVRKNKTCPWLRPDGKTQVTVEYLNEGGAMVPIRVHTILISTQHDETVTNEKIHADLKEHVIKPVIPAKYLDDKTIFHLNPSGRFVIGGPHGDAGLTGRKIIIDTYGGWGAHGGGAFSGKDPTKVDRSGAYIVRQAAKSVVASGLARRCIVQVSYAIGVPEPLSVFVDTYKTGKIPDKDILQLIKESFDFRPGMISINLDLKRGGKFRYQKTAAYGHFGRDDKDFTWEIVKPLKPKA, encoded by the coding sequence ATGGTTATGGTCTTTGGCGAGATCACAACCAAGGCTAAAGTTGACTATGAGAAAATCGTTCGTGATACTTGCAGAGGTATAGGGTTCATATCAGCTGATGTTGGCCTTGATGCTGACAACTGCAAAGTTCTAGTTAACATTGAGCAACAGAGCCCTGATATTGCTCAAGGAGTTCATGGTCACCTCACCAAGAAGCCTGAGGAAATTGGGGCTGGTGACCAGGGTCACATGTTCGGTTATGCCACTGATGAAACCCCTGAGTTTATGCCTCTAACCCATGTGCTTGCAACCAAGCTCGGCGCCAGGCTCACTGAAGTGAGGAAGAACAAGACATGCCCATGGTTGAGGCCTGACGGTAAAACCCAAGTGACTGTTGAGTATCTTAATGAGGGTGGAGCCATGGTCCCCATTCGTGTTCACACAATTCTCATTTCAACCCAACATGATGAGACTGTCACCAATGAGAAGATCCATGCAGATTTGAAAGAACATGTTATTAAGCCTGTTATTCCTGCGAAGTATCTCGATGACAAAACCATTTTCCATCTCAACCCATCTGGTAGGTTTGTAATCGGTGGACCACATGGAGATGCAGGACTCACTGGCCGAAAGATAATTATTGATACCTATGGTGGGTGGGGTGCTCATGGTGGAGGTGCCTTCTCTGGAAAGGATCCTACAAAGGTGGACCGTAGTGGTGCATACATTGTTAGGCAAGCAGCAAAGAGTGTTGTGGCCTCAGGACTTGCACGCCGCTGTATCGTGCAAGTATCCTATGCAATCGGTGTGCCTGAACCATTGTCGGTATTCGTTGACACATACAAGACAGGCAAGATCCCAGACAAGGATATATTGCAATTGATTAAGGAGAGCTTTGACTTCAGGCCAGGGATGATCTCTATCAATCTTGATTTGAAGAGGGGAGgcaaatttaggtaccaaaagaCTGCTGCTTACGGTCATTTTGGACGTGATGACAAAGATTTCACTTGGGAGATTGTCAAGCCTCTTAAACCAAAGGCCTAG